In Opitutaceae bacterium TAV5, one genomic interval encodes:
- a CDS encoding sialate O-acetylesterase — MKKQSRYIATAGAFCVFALVLSARPQPAPLFGDHAVLQRGKPVPVWGTAGPGERVTVRYGPLTAQAQADDAGRWQATLPPLPDTGPAQDLLFESADGRTVSRDVLVGDVWLCAGQSNMAWSLGQSLGRSVGAEEAVDAPLEPAIRQFVRRPVHVPFAGTPQTEFRGQWVVSAPDARKEFSAVGYLFARELHAHLDVPQGIIVSAVAGTFIESWMSAEALRAAGIDHEMTDKWSKTLAMFPERNADYERQVAEWEREKQDAATAGRSFTRRRPSVPPGPGHRDTPSGCFNTLLNPVIPYALCGMVWYQGEQNIGRGAKYADLLRAFLADLRGRWSDDALPALLVQLPNFASDGADRPEWAIFREAQASLTREPDNFMAVSIDLGTPNDVHPPDKRELARRLSLVALRRVYGRSVNDEGPRLAGVRREGAGLLLTFTAGTGALPLGLITPDQRPPGKTFEVAGADGRFQAASTSIESTDTIRVGNPDIREPVAVRYLWSNAPAAILYGADRLPVAPFHAELPR, encoded by the coding sequence ATGAAAAAACAGTCCCGATATATCGCGACAGCCGGTGCGTTTTGTGTCTTCGCGCTCGTGTTGTCCGCCCGTCCGCAGCCCGCTCCGCTTTTTGGCGACCATGCGGTGCTTCAGCGCGGCAAGCCGGTGCCGGTTTGGGGAACTGCCGGACCGGGCGAGCGCGTCACCGTGCGCTATGGCCCGCTGACGGCACAGGCGCAGGCCGACGACGCCGGGCGCTGGCAGGCGACGCTGCCGCCGTTGCCAGACACTGGGCCGGCGCAAGACCTGTTGTTCGAAAGCGCCGACGGCCGGACAGTCAGCCGTGATGTCCTCGTTGGTGACGTATGGTTGTGTGCCGGGCAGTCCAACATGGCATGGTCGCTCGGACAGTCGCTGGGGCGATCCGTCGGTGCGGAGGAAGCGGTCGATGCGCCGCTGGAGCCGGCCATCCGGCAGTTTGTGCGGCGCCCGGTGCATGTGCCGTTTGCCGGTACGCCGCAGACAGAGTTTCGAGGTCAGTGGGTGGTGAGCGCTCCCGACGCGCGCAAGGAGTTCTCCGCCGTCGGTTACCTGTTCGCACGCGAACTCCACGCACATCTCGATGTTCCCCAGGGGATCATCGTGAGTGCGGTTGCCGGCACGTTTATCGAATCCTGGATGAGCGCCGAGGCCCTGCGTGCCGCCGGGATCGACCACGAGATGACCGACAAATGGAGCAAAACGCTCGCGATGTTCCCGGAAAGAAACGCAGACTACGAGCGGCAGGTGGCCGAATGGGAACGCGAAAAACAGGATGCCGCCACTGCCGGAAGATCCTTTACCCGGCGCCGTCCTTCCGTGCCTCCCGGTCCGGGTCATCGCGACACGCCATCCGGTTGTTTCAATACGCTGTTAAATCCCGTAATCCCGTATGCCCTGTGCGGCATGGTCTGGTATCAGGGCGAGCAAAACATCGGGCGGGGCGCGAAATATGCCGACCTGCTGCGCGCCTTCCTGGCCGACTTGCGCGGGCGCTGGTCCGACGATGCCTTGCCCGCGCTTCTCGTGCAGTTGCCCAATTTCGCTTCGGATGGTGCGGATCGCCCCGAGTGGGCGATTTTCCGCGAGGCGCAGGCGTCGCTGACCAGGGAGCCGGACAACTTCATGGCGGTGTCGATCGATCTCGGAACGCCCAACGACGTGCATCCGCCCGATAAACGTGAACTGGCTCGCCGGTTGTCGCTCGTCGCCTTGCGACGCGTTTATGGCCGCTCCGTGAACGACGAGGGACCGCGCCTGGCTGGCGTGCGACGCGAGGGCGCAGGATTGTTGCTCACGTTCACCGCCGGGACCGGCGCGCTGCCGCTGGGCTTGATCACGCCGGATCAACGTCCTCCCGGAAAAACTTTCGAGGTGGCGGGCGCCGACGGACGCTTTCAAGCGGCCTCGACAAGTATCGAGTCGACCGATACGATCCGTGTCGGCAATCCGGACATTCGCGAACCTGTCGCCGTGCGTTACCTGTGGTCCAATGCACCGGCAGCGATCCTGTATGGCGCCGATCGGCTGCCGGTTGCGCCCTTTCATGCAGAATTACCCCGGTAG